From Candidatus Neomarinimicrobiota bacterium, the proteins below share one genomic window:
- a CDS encoding S41 family peptidase, whose translation MLTLFIAGPFFQQQFFSAQNPYNVLENKMRTLNQILIHVNELYFEDVDMEQLMDGAFSGIMKELDPHSIYIPAKKQKTVDELFRGKFQGIGIEFDILNGYITVISPVADSPSERVGLLPGDQITSINGEDAYNITKEEVFQTLRGPKGTSVDLLIRRIGGEEFPVTIIRDDIPIYSVRAATMLDEKTGYIWLTRFSASTSKEMKASIKKLENSGMTQLILDLRMNSGGYLEQAAETANMFIARPDTLVFTKGKQNQLEQTFIANPKKGREDYPLIVLINRGSASASEIVAGAVQDLDRGLIVGETSFGKGLVQRQIPMKDGSAIRVTIARYFTPSGRLIQRPFEKGKDYDYYKELYAENREAKIDSLKNLRPKYNTRLGRVVYGGGGITPDKYIPQKAAIQSGTQKIIANPKRLLFNWGSNYANEHWEDLRDYTEFKNSTLSEDDYSNFLTYLNEQEIMPDTSDLNIDRKYLFAMLRAEIASARWGKDSAFGIRILADEQIMTAFTFFDEATAFLNSSQ comes from the coding sequence ATGTTAACCCTATTTATTGCAGGCCCATTTTTCCAGCAGCAGTTTTTCTCTGCTCAAAATCCCTATAATGTTCTTGAAAACAAGATGAGGACACTGAATCAAATATTAATTCATGTGAATGAACTTTATTTTGAAGATGTGGATATGGAACAACTTATGGATGGCGCTTTTTCCGGCATCATGAAAGAACTTGACCCGCATTCAATTTATATTCCTGCAAAAAAACAAAAAACTGTTGATGAACTTTTTCGGGGGAAATTTCAAGGAATCGGAATTGAATTTGATATTTTAAATGGGTACATCACAGTTATCTCGCCCGTGGCCGACAGCCCCTCTGAGCGTGTCGGGTTACTCCCCGGGGATCAAATAACAAGTATTAATGGTGAAGATGCATACAATATCACAAAAGAAGAAGTCTTTCAAACCCTTCGTGGCCCAAAAGGGACTAGTGTAGATTTGTTAATTAGAAGAATTGGTGGTGAAGAATTTCCGGTTACCATTATTCGCGATGATATCCCGATTTACAGCGTACGCGCAGCTACAATGCTCGATGAAAAAACAGGATACATTTGGCTCACGCGCTTTTCAGCTTCAACATCTAAGGAAATGAAAGCGTCAATTAAAAAACTTGAAAATTCAGGAATGACCCAACTTATTCTTGATTTAAGAATGAATAGCGGAGGTTATCTTGAGCAAGCAGCAGAAACAGCAAATATGTTTATCGCGCGGCCAGATACGCTGGTATTCACCAAAGGTAAGCAAAATCAACTTGAACAAACTTTTATTGCCAACCCCAAAAAAGGAAGAGAAGATTATCCACTAATAGTCCTAATTAATAGAGGGTCTGCAAGTGCTAGCGAAATTGTTGCAGGCGCTGTACAGGATTTGGATCGTGGATTAATTGTCGGAGAAACCAGCTTTGGAAAAGGATTGGTGCAAAGACAAATTCCCATGAAAGATGGATCTGCTATTAGAGTTACAATTGCGCGCTATTTCACTCCCAGTGGAAGATTGATTCAGAGACCTTTTGAAAAGGGTAAAGATTATGATTATTACAAAGAACTATATGCCGAGAATCGAGAAGCTAAAATAGATTCGTTAAAAAATTTAAGACCAAAGTATAATACCCGACTTGGAAGAGTCGTTTATGGTGGTGGTGGAATAACGCCCGATAAATATATTCCTCAAAAAGCAGCTATCCAATCCGGTACACAAAAAATAATCGCTAACCCAAAGCGGCTTCTTTTTAATTGGGGGTCCAATTATGCAAACGAACATTGGGAAGATCTTCGAGACTATACCGAGTTTAAAAACAGTACCTTATCTGAAGATGATTATAGTAATTTTTTAACCTACTTAAATGAGCAGGAAATAATGCCAGATACATCTGATTTGAATATAGATAGAAAATATTTATTCGCAATGTTGCGAGCTGAAATCGCTAGCGCCCGGTGGGGAAAAGATAGTGCTTTTGGGATAAGAATTCTCGCTGATGAACAAATAATGACTGCATTTACTTTCTTTGACGAAGCTACTGCATTCTTGAATTCTTCGCAGTAA
- the lpxB gene encoding lipid-A-disaccharide synthase, producing the protein MNSLTYFLVVGEASGDLHGSNLIREIKRQYPNAEFVGHGGDRMAKEGMKILEHVDNLAIMGFTEVVKHLPYFTKVMSETVDKIKEINPNRIILIDYPGFNLRLAKNVQGLKTPITYFIMPQMWAWKESRVKILKKYIDQSLCIFPFEQDWFEDRGVPAFFVGHPFVDDSMSNINSAKFYSKHSLTKQDPILTLLPGSRQQEIENHLPIFLETYQMLKKELPSLQCILGKAPGVTIYNLPPGVRVESEHPPSAIQFGTAAVAASGTVTLECAVLDTPVVVSYKLSTLSYQFIKRLSKVPFVSIVNLIANRQIVPEFLQSKMTAKNLTKAILPLLSKTQERKTMIINYEEVRRTLGLPGVYQRAADAILSKTNMAR; encoded by the coding sequence ATGAATTCACTCACCTATTTTCTAGTTGTTGGGGAGGCATCCGGGGATCTGCACGGAAGCAATCTAATCCGTGAAATAAAACGCCAATATCCAAATGCTGAATTCGTTGGGCATGGTGGTGATCGCATGGCAAAAGAAGGAATGAAAATTCTTGAACATGTGGATAATTTGGCGATCATGGGGTTTACAGAAGTTGTCAAACATTTACCATATTTTACAAAGGTTATGAGTGAAACCGTTGACAAAATCAAAGAAATAAACCCAAATAGAATTATTTTAATTGATTACCCCGGATTTAATCTGCGTCTTGCAAAAAATGTTCAAGGATTAAAAACTCCAATTACGTATTTCATCATGCCTCAAATGTGGGCGTGGAAAGAATCGCGTGTGAAAATACTAAAAAAGTACATTGATCAATCCTTATGTATTTTCCCTTTTGAGCAAGATTGGTTTGAGGATCGGGGTGTGCCTGCATTTTTTGTGGGACATCCATTTGTTGACGACTCAATGAGCAATATCAATTCTGCAAAATTTTATTCCAAACATTCTTTAACGAAACAAGATCCTATCCTTACCTTACTTCCCGGGAGTAGACAGCAAGAAATAGAAAATCATTTGCCGATATTTTTAGAAACATATCAAATGTTGAAAAAAGAATTGCCTTCGCTCCAATGTATACTAGGAAAAGCGCCCGGCGTTACAATTTACAACTTACCACCAGGTGTGCGGGTTGAATCTGAACATCCACCTTCCGCTATTCAATTTGGAACAGCGGCGGTTGCAGCATCGGGGACGGTTACTTTAGAATGCGCTGTATTGGATACGCCAGTCGTTGTCTCTTATAAACTATCAACTCTATCATATCAATTTATAAAACGGTTATCAAAAGTACCCTTTGTATCAATAGTTAACCTTATAGCAAATAGGCAAATTGTGCCAGAATTTCTACAATCAAAAATGACGGCTAAAAATCTTACTAAAGCGATACTTCCTTTATTATCAAAAACTCAAGAACGGAAAACTATGATCATAAATTACGAAGAAGTCCGTCGAACATTAGGGTTGCCCGGAGTATATCAAAGAGCTGCAGATGCAATTTTGTCAAAAACAAACATGGCTCGATGA
- a CDS encoding succinate dehydrogenase/fumarate reductase iron-sulfur subunit, with translation MSDLNLTLKIWRQPSSTKPGKFERYSVDGINSHMSFLEMLDVLNETLIETGDTPIAFDHDCREGICGACSMVINGRPHGPLKSTTVCQLHMFNFKDGDTITVEPWRARPFPIIKDLVVDRSSFDRIMYSGGYISVNTGSAPDGNATLISQPVVQEAFDAAACIGCGACVAVCKNASASLFVAAKVSQLALLPQGQPERTERVMNMVSKMDEEGFGHCTNTAACEAECPKDISIGHIARMNREFNTANLSD, from the coding sequence ATGAGCGATCTAAATTTAACGCTTAAAATTTGGAGGCAGCCTTCTTCAACTAAACCCGGGAAATTTGAAAGATATTCTGTTGATGGAATAAACTCACACATGTCCTTTCTTGAAATGTTGGATGTGTTAAATGAAACATTAATTGAAACCGGGGATACGCCAATTGCATTCGATCATGATTGTAGGGAGGGAATTTGTGGTGCCTGCTCTATGGTTATTAATGGGCGTCCACATGGACCATTAAAATCGACAACGGTCTGCCAGCTTCACATGTTTAATTTTAAAGATGGCGATACGATTACAGTAGAACCTTGGCGCGCCCGGCCTTTTCCAATAATTAAAGATTTGGTTGTGGATAGAAGCTCATTTGATCGAATTATGTATTCGGGTGGATATATTTCGGTGAATACAGGAAGCGCACCCGATGGAAATGCCACATTAATTTCTCAGCCGGTTGTGCAGGAAGCGTTTGATGCTGCTGCCTGTATTGGCTGTGGTGCCTGTGTTGCGGTTTGTAAAAATGCGTCTGCGAGTTTATTTGTTGCAGCAAAAGTTTCGCAACTAGCATTACTTCCACAGGGACAACCTGAAAGAACAGAAAGAGTAATGAATATGGTTTCCAAAATGGATGAGGAAGGGTTCGGTCATTGTACCAATACGGCAGCCTGCGAAGCGGAGTGCCCAAAAGATATATCTATAGGTCATATAGCAAGGATGAACAGGGAATTCAATACTGCCAATCTATCAGACTGA
- the lpxK gene encoding tetraacyldisaccharide 4'-kinase, protein MQYIKHKSFGILLIPLAFFYRAMIFWRNFFYNVGFFVSKRLPCIVVSVGNLSVGGTGKTPTVIYIASTLQNSGKRVAVLSRGYGRKSKGTVLVSNGKGEIVSWREGGDEPVLIAKKLPQIPIVSDENRIRGGQFLIEHFNPDYIILDDGFQHRAIERDLDIVLINAQSDEKNHTLLPFGMLREPINQLTRADIIFLTKTNLGNAKPSLPTNLSVAIFNSSILTQETLKGMAGEALSINEISTKKVFAVSGLGDPVSFHSTLTQIGAQLSGHFTKPDHYNYTNNDLIEIKNCAEDSGADYILTTEKDLIKLSELKASDIQIFAVPIKFQPDVDGRNQLLKMLTLN, encoded by the coding sequence TTGCAATACATAAAACATAAATCTTTCGGAATTTTATTAATTCCATTAGCGTTTTTTTATCGCGCCATGATCTTTTGGCGAAATTTTTTCTATAATGTCGGATTTTTTGTTTCAAAACGATTGCCTTGCATCGTTGTTAGTGTTGGGAATTTATCTGTTGGTGGTACCGGAAAAACCCCTACCGTTATCTACATTGCCAGCACTTTGCAAAACAGCGGAAAGCGTGTGGCGGTTTTAAGTCGGGGATATGGTAGAAAATCTAAAGGGACTGTACTAGTTTCGAATGGGAAGGGGGAAATTGTATCGTGGCGCGAAGGAGGCGACGAACCCGTTCTAATTGCAAAAAAACTTCCTCAAATTCCTATCGTATCCGATGAAAACAGAATTCGAGGTGGGCAATTTTTAATTGAGCATTTTAATCCAGATTATATCATTTTAGACGATGGGTTTCAGCATCGGGCGATTGAGAGAGATTTAGATATAGTGTTAATAAATGCACAGTCGGATGAAAAAAACCATACACTTCTTCCATTTGGAATGCTTCGAGAACCTATCAATCAATTAACACGAGCTGATATTATTTTTCTAACCAAAACTAATTTGGGGAATGCAAAACCATCTTTACCAACAAATTTATCTGTAGCTATTTTTAATAGTTCAATTTTAACTCAAGAAACCTTAAAAGGAATGGCTGGAGAAGCTCTATCAATTAATGAAATATCTACAAAAAAAGTTTTTGCCGTTTCCGGTCTAGGTGATCCTGTTAGTTTCCATTCTACGCTCACTCAAATCGGCGCTCAATTGTCCGGTCATTTTACCAAGCCAGATCATTACAATTATACCAATAATGATTTGATTGAAATAAAGAATTGCGCAGAGGATTCCGGTGCTGATTATATTTTAACTACAGAAAAGGATTTAATTAAATTAAGCGAATTAAAAGCTAGCGATATTCAAATTTTTGCAGTTCCCATCAAATTTCAACCAGACGTTGATGGGCGTAATCAGCTATTAAAAATGCTGACGCTTAATTAG
- a CDS encoding biopolymer transporter ExbD has protein sequence MSFARKTQLDTEIPTASMPDIIFMLLIFFMVTTVLREYSGLPIELPRAKRIEKLKSKRHTSHIWVSKDGLVSIEDKLYDVKSVRNVMYEKRVSDPQLTVSLKADGSAKMELISGLHIELRKADALKLNYSTKTAVD, from the coding sequence ATGTCTTTTGCCAGAAAAACTCAACTTGATACCGAGATTCCAACTGCATCCATGCCGGACATTATTTTTATGTTACTCATCTTTTTCATGGTTACAACCGTTCTCAGAGAATATTCCGGCCTTCCAATTGAGCTTCCACGTGCAAAGCGAATTGAAAAACTTAAATCAAAACGACATACATCTCATATATGGGTATCTAAAGATGGTCTTGTTTCCATAGAAGATAAACTCTATGATGTTAAAAGCGTTAGGAATGTCATGTATGAAAAACGTGTTTCCGATCCACAATTAACCGTTTCGTTAAAAGCTGATGGATCCGCAAAAATGGAACTTATATCGGGATTACATATAGAACTTCGTAAAGCAGATGCCCTGAAGCTAAACTATTCAACTAAAACTGCTGTAGATTAA
- a CDS encoding isoprenylcysteine carboxylmethyltransferase family protein translates to MDIRQFFFQYRSFTPIPIALTIIYFSQPKIEQIVPGVGMLLIGELIRIWAVSHAGGATRTRNVGAPFLCTSGPYNRVRNPLYIGNLMMFAGIVLIAGSPNILVMLGVTLTFFIVQYSLIVSLEEETLIDLFGDPYDIYRKNVHALFPRLTAWKDAEPRDPSPLGQTLITEKRTLQNVVLILLLIALRAYLS, encoded by the coding sequence ATGGATATACGTCAATTTTTCTTTCAATACAGAAGTTTTACTCCAATCCCTATTGCTCTTACTATCATCTATTTCTCTCAACCAAAAATTGAACAGATAGTCCCCGGAGTGGGAATGCTTTTGATTGGAGAATTAATTAGGATTTGGGCAGTTAGTCATGCTGGCGGTGCAACGCGTACACGAAATGTGGGAGCACCTTTTTTATGTACATCGGGGCCATATAATCGAGTGAGAAATCCTCTTTACATTGGAAATTTGATGATGTTTGCTGGAATTGTTTTAATTGCCGGATCACCAAATATTTTAGTAATGCTGGGCGTAACGCTCACTTTTTTTATCGTACAATATTCGTTGATTGTATCTCTCGAGGAAGAGACGTTGATCGATCTCTTTGGCGATCCTTATGATATATATAGGAAAAACGTTCACGCACTGTTTCCTAGATTAACAGCTTGGAAAGATGCAGAACCGAGAGATCCATCTCCGCTTGGGCAAACTCTAATTACGGAAAAAAGGACCTTACAAAACGTTGTTCTGATTCTATTGCTGATAGCTTTAAGAGCATATTTATCCTGA
- a CDS encoding DUF374 domain-containing protein — protein MKKKCTFLLGAYLGKPLLKFLYNTNRWNIEGEHFYTDALNSGKSVIVACWHNCLLVPFMQLSGQNNYGIAGTHGDAEIVSRIAEKLGWQVLRGSSTERGNEVYNELLNVLNVPGNLVAMTPDGPKGPAKVPKAGAIRAAQKTEAVIVPMAGRSTKTWGFTNWDTFLVTKPFGTIEAIYGEPLEFHQDDEFDLCKIKLTEALNALEKRAEEKVAIHKT, from the coding sequence ATGAAAAAAAAATGTACTTTTTTGCTTGGGGCCTATTTAGGGAAACCCTTATTAAAATTCCTGTACAACACCAACCGCTGGAATATTGAAGGTGAGCATTTTTATACTGATGCGCTAAACAGTGGGAAATCCGTTATTGTGGCGTGTTGGCATAATTGCTTGCTCGTGCCATTTATGCAATTATCCGGACAAAATAATTATGGAATTGCAGGTACACATGGCGATGCGGAAATCGTTTCGAGAATTGCAGAAAAACTAGGTTGGCAGGTGTTAAGAGGATCCAGCACAGAGCGTGGAAATGAAGTTTATAATGAATTACTAAATGTATTAAACGTGCCGGGGAACCTTGTTGCTATGACACCGGATGGGCCAAAAGGACCTGCTAAAGTTCCAAAAGCAGGGGCTATTCGCGCAGCACAAAAAACCGAAGCTGTTATTGTTCCAATGGCTGGAAGATCTACTAAAACATGGGGATTTACAAACTGGGATACTTTTCTTGTTACAAAACCATTTGGTACCATTGAAGCTATTTACGGGGAGCCATTAGAATTTCATCAGGATGATGAGTTTGATTTATGTAAAATTAAATTGACCGAAGCTCTAAACGCTCTTGAAAAAAGAGCAGAAGAAAAAGTTGCAATACATAAAACATAA
- a CDS encoding fumarate reductase/succinate dehydrogenase flavoprotein subunit → MIFDAKIPPGDLKDKWTNYRSSLSLVSPANKRKLDIIIIGTGLAGASAASSLAEMGYNVKAFCFQDSSRRAHSIAAQGGINAAKNYQNDGDSIYRLFYDTIKGGDYRSREANVYRLSEVSGNIIDQCVAQGVPFARDYGGTLDNRSFGGVQVSRTFYARGQTGQQLLLGAYSALNRQISMGRVEMFSKHEILDVVMIDGKARGVIARNLITGELERHFGHAVVLATGGYGNVFYLSTNAMGSNVTAIWKAFKKGAMFGNPCFTQIHPTCIPVSGDYQSKLTLMSESLRNDGRIWVPKKQGDTRQPNDIPEDERDYYLERRYPAFGNLVPRDIASRAAKERCDSGYGVGPTGQAVYLDFKDAIDQMGKEVVSSKYGNLFEMYMKITNDDPYEQPMRIYPAVHYTMGGLWVDYNLMTTVPGLFAIGECNYSDHGANRLGASALMQGLADGYFILPYTIGTYLVNEINSTGVDINHEAFSQAEQETKDRIDKLINNNGNKTVESLHRDLGVIMWDYCGMARNAEGLKKALDKIQELKSDFWKNVKVPGENDELNLELEKAERVADFIELGEVMIRDALDREESCGGHFREEYQTEEGEALRNDDSNLHVSAWEYKGSKNPAICHKEPLVFETVTPTQRSYK, encoded by the coding sequence ATGATTTTTGATGCAAAAATACCACCAGGAGATTTAAAAGATAAATGGACAAATTATCGATCTAGTCTTTCATTGGTGAGTCCGGCAAATAAACGAAAACTTGATATCATTATTATTGGAACAGGGTTAGCAGGAGCATCCGCCGCTTCGTCTCTTGCGGAAATGGGATACAATGTAAAAGCATTTTGTTTTCAGGACAGTTCGCGCCGTGCCCATTCTATTGCTGCACAAGGTGGAATCAATGCTGCAAAAAATTATCAAAATGATGGAGACAGCATTTATCGTTTATTTTACGATACAATTAAAGGAGGGGATTATCGTTCCCGGGAAGCAAATGTTTACCGATTGTCGGAAGTAAGTGGAAATATTATTGACCAATGTGTAGCGCAGGGCGTTCCGTTTGCTCGGGATTATGGTGGAACGCTAGATAATCGTTCTTTTGGTGGTGTTCAGGTCTCTCGCACGTTTTATGCACGCGGGCAAACCGGCCAACAATTATTACTTGGAGCGTACAGTGCGCTTAACCGTCAGATTTCTATGGGCCGAGTTGAAATGTTTAGTAAACATGAAATACTTGATGTTGTTATGATTGATGGAAAAGCCCGTGGTGTAATTGCTAGAAATCTCATCACCGGCGAATTAGAGCGGCATTTCGGGCATGCAGTGGTACTTGCAACCGGCGGCTATGGGAATGTGTTTTATTTGTCAACCAATGCAATGGGAAGCAATGTAACCGCAATATGGAAGGCTTTTAAAAAAGGTGCCATGTTTGGGAATCCCTGTTTTACTCAAATTCATCCAACGTGCATCCCGGTTTCTGGGGATTATCAATCAAAATTAACTCTGATGTCCGAATCACTCAGAAATGATGGCCGTATCTGGGTGCCGAAAAAACAGGGTGACACAAGACAGCCGAATGATATTCCCGAAGATGAGAGGGATTATTATCTTGAACGGAGATATCCGGCTTTTGGGAATCTTGTTCCAAGAGACATTGCTTCGCGTGCGGCAAAAGAACGGTGTGATAGCGGATATGGCGTTGGACCAACGGGGCAAGCTGTTTACTTAGATTTTAAAGATGCAATCGACCAGATGGGCAAAGAAGTAGTGAGTTCAAAATATGGAAATTTATTTGAAATGTATATGAAGATTACCAATGATGATCCATATGAACAGCCAATGAGGATTTATCCGGCAGTTCATTATACAATGGGTGGTCTTTGGGTGGATTACAATCTAATGACAACGGTGCCCGGGTTATTTGCTATTGGTGAGTGTAATTATTCTGATCATGGAGCAAATCGTCTAGGCGCATCTGCTCTTATGCAAGGATTGGCAGACGGTTATTTTATTCTTCCTTATACTATTGGTACATATTTGGTAAACGAAATCAACTCAACGGGGGTTGATATAAATCATGAAGCATTTTCTCAAGCCGAACAAGAAACAAAAGATCGAATTGATAAATTAATTAATAACAACGGAAACAAAACGGTTGAAAGCCTTCACAGAGATTTGGGGGTTATAATGTGGGATTATTGTGGAATGGCTCGCAATGCAGAAGGACTGAAAAAAGCATTGGATAAAATCCAGGAATTAAAATCTGATTTTTGGAAAAATGTAAAGGTTCCCGGGGAAAATGATGAACTTAATCTTGAGTTAGAAAAAGCAGAACGTGTCGCTGATTTTATTGAATTAGGCGAGGTAATGATACGAGACGCACTTGATAGAGAAGAATCGTGTGGTGGGCATTTTCGTGAAGAGTATCAAACAGAAGAAGGTGAAGCTCTTCGTAATGATGACAGTAATTTACACGTATCTGCCTGGGAGTATAAAGGATCAAAAAATCCGGCAATTTGTCATAAGGAACCCCTTGTGTTTGAAACCGTTACTCCAACCCAGCGGAGTTATAAATGA
- a CDS encoding energy transducer TonB: MVGLSPNGLLSLKKQYRITVRLAGLTGILLITFGFLIFPRSATVMELDEEVQIIIEQIDIPQTEQFDQPPPPARPSVPVESESEDIADDVTLDEFDLEGFDPWGAPPPPPEGPNVVFIPYDDPPQPLSRISPKYPDIAQEAGIEGTVVIQVFIDKKGRVQEMKVLKGIPNTGLDEAAMEAIRKTRFTPAKQRDRPVGVWISIPVNFRLKN, encoded by the coding sequence ATGGTGGGCCTAAGTCCAAACGGTTTGCTCTCTTTAAAAAAACAATATCGAATAACGGTACGTTTGGCAGGGCTGACGGGTATATTGCTGATTACATTTGGGTTTCTTATTTTTCCCAGAAGCGCTACCGTAATGGAACTAGATGAAGAAGTTCAGATTATTATCGAACAAATTGACATTCCCCAAACTGAACAATTTGATCAACCGCCGCCACCAGCCCGTCCATCTGTACCTGTGGAATCAGAAAGTGAAGATATCGCTGATGACGTTACATTAGATGAATTTGATCTGGAAGGCTTTGATCCGTGGGGCGCTCCGCCTCCACCGCCCGAAGGACCCAATGTAGTTTTCATTCCATACGATGATCCGCCACAACCCCTTTCACGAATCAGTCCAAAATATCCTGATATTGCTCAAGAAGCTGGTATTGAAGGAACTGTAGTAATTCAAGTCTTCATAGATAAAAAAGGTCGAGTACAAGAAATGAAAGTTTTAAAAGGCATTCCAAATACCGGGCTAGATGAAGCTGCAATGGAAGCGATTCGAAAAACTCGATTTACACCAGCCAAACAAAGGGATCGTCCGGTTGGCGTTTGGATTTCAATCCCGGTTAATTTCCGACTGAAGAATTAA
- a CDS encoding biopolymer transporter ExbD, with translation MMAGKRRIKGGAIPTSSMADIAFLLLIFFLVTTTIDMDKGLGIVLPAEGQEMEIKKKNILNCLINSSGQVLLGDEPTPVSEINRVIRQKIKENNKLIISVKAHNKTPYKSYISVIDQLKMANATRISIADSD, from the coding sequence ATAATGGCCGGCAAGCGGCGCATAAAGGGAGGTGCAATACCCACCTCATCTATGGCAGATATTGCCTTTCTGCTTCTCATATTTTTCCTTGTAACAACTACGATTGATATGGATAAGGGGCTTGGTATCGTTCTGCCCGCTGAGGGGCAAGAGATGGAAATCAAGAAAAAAAATATTCTCAATTGTCTTATTAATTCTTCTGGACAAGTTCTTCTTGGTGACGAACCCACACCTGTAAGCGAAATCAATCGAGTCATTAGACAAAAAATAAAAGAAAACAATAAGCTCATTATTTCAGTTAAGGCACATAATAAAACACCTTATAAATCTTACATATCTGTCATCGACCAATTAAAAATGGCAAATGCAACTAGGATTTCAATAGCGGATTCCGATTAA
- a CDS encoding MotA/TolQ/ExbB proton channel family protein codes for MVQYFIDGGSFMWPILVSLVFGLMFVGERAYSLLKSSIDSKRFYDDVTNLINDKGPEAALKLCEDTHGPVAEIFHAGLSRIHRGIETVEKAIQNAGSLEMAFLEKNMIWLNAVITIAPMIGFTGTVVGMISAFDAIKAANDISPAVVAGGISQALLTTAFGLITAMIIQVCQNFFVSRIDKLIQDMEEHSIQLVDQLYELENKKA; via the coding sequence ATGGTACAATATTTCATAGATGGCGGCTCTTTCATGTGGCCTATTTTGGTCTCATTGGTTTTCGGACTAATGTTTGTAGGAGAACGTGCATATTCATTATTGAAATCTTCCATCGACTCAAAAAGGTTTTATGATGATGTAACAAACTTAATAAACGATAAAGGTCCTGAAGCGGCATTAAAATTATGCGAAGATACACATGGACCCGTTGCAGAGATTTTCCATGCGGGGCTCTCAAGAATCCATCGTGGAATTGAAACTGTCGAAAAAGCAATTCAAAATGCGGGTTCGCTTGAAATGGCTTTTTTAGAAAAAAATATGATTTGGTTAAATGCTGTAATCACTATCGCACCTATGATTGGATTTACCGGAACTGTTGTAGGAATGATTAGCGCTTTCGATGCAATCAAAGCGGCAAATGATATTTCACCCGCCGTTGTTGCGGGAGGCATATCCCAAGCGTTATTAACTACTGCTTTTGGACTTATTACAGCTATGATTATTCAAGTGTGTCAGAACTTTTTTGTATCAAGAATTGATAAACTAATTCAAGATATGGAAGAACATTCTATCCAACTTGTAGATCAGCTCTACGAACTAGAAAATAAAAAGGCATAA